One genomic window of Nitrospirota bacterium includes the following:
- a CDS encoding B12-binding domain-containing radical SAM protein, which produces MLVFLIHVRDPQFYALPAKTRAKNGRIRVMGFPPIGIMSLSSVLKRAGHECVMFDQANPDTPNDVILEAIKQRQPALIGLSFLSTTSYPYAKILARQIRAANRTVKLAFGGVFASLNASLVKLQCPEVDFVCRGDGEQLILDLLDRMDDPQDVGGLTWAKDGRVVSNANRTMERNLDQWPFPDRESLELDFVESMPLDVPAVLSMERFTTMQTSRGCPWPCVFCDIPIFNEGKWRSRSPQHVTEEFKHLQELGYGSVYFVDDHFLLQPKRIEAICKGVVDNGITIQWGCEGRVDSVAQHLFPAMAEAHCRTLMFGIESGSQRILDRLKKEQTLKEVETAVVSAKQAGIEIVHGFFTVGNPDETVEDMQATFDLASKLPLDTFGFNRLCVYRGTPLWQEYVKRSLVSEQTDWYKYFKCSEIDPTCLPGPVINEVRQAGLRKLFIYKVLHYPVQTFRLLRRFLRFMPVRDVVYLIVKPFLGQKKGATKAEVLSRAVEHGAMKDQAASFTQLTDEVLDKVLQESMAERLRIQQEAESSRELPMASLR; this is translated from the coding sequence ATGTTGGTATTCCTGATCCACGTCCGCGATCCCCAGTTCTACGCCTTGCCGGCCAAAACCCGCGCCAAGAACGGACGTATCCGGGTCATGGGGTTCCCCCCCATCGGCATCATGTCGCTGTCCTCGGTGCTGAAGCGAGCCGGCCACGAATGCGTAATGTTCGACCAGGCCAATCCGGACACGCCGAACGACGTGATCCTCGAGGCCATCAAGCAACGACAGCCGGCCCTCATCGGCCTGAGTTTTCTCAGCACGACCAGCTATCCCTATGCCAAGATCCTCGCACGACAGATTCGAGCGGCCAACCGAACCGTCAAGCTGGCCTTCGGCGGGGTGTTTGCCAGCCTCAACGCCTCGCTGGTCAAGCTGCAATGTCCCGAAGTGGACTTCGTGTGCCGCGGCGACGGCGAACAGCTCATCCTCGACCTCCTCGATCGTATGGACGATCCGCAGGACGTCGGCGGGCTCACCTGGGCCAAGGACGGCCGGGTCGTCAGCAACGCCAATCGCACCATGGAGCGGAACCTCGATCAATGGCCCTTCCCGGACCGGGAGAGTCTGGAGCTGGACTTCGTCGAATCCATGCCGTTGGATGTCCCGGCGGTGCTGTCGATGGAGCGGTTCACGACCATGCAGACGTCGCGGGGCTGTCCCTGGCCCTGCGTGTTCTGCGACATTCCGATCTTCAACGAAGGCAAGTGGCGTTCCCGAAGCCCGCAGCACGTCACGGAAGAATTCAAGCATCTCCAGGAACTGGGCTACGGGTCGGTCTATTTCGTGGACGACCATTTTCTGCTGCAGCCCAAGCGCATCGAGGCGATTTGCAAAGGCGTCGTGGACAATGGCATCACCATCCAATGGGGCTGCGAGGGGCGGGTGGACTCGGTGGCCCAGCACCTGTTTCCGGCCATGGCCGAGGCCCATTGCCGCACCCTGATGTTCGGCATCGAAAGCGGGAGCCAGAGGATTCTGGATCGGCTGAAAAAGGAACAGACGCTCAAAGAGGTGGAGACGGCGGTGGTGAGCGCCAAGCAGGCCGGCATCGAAATCGTCCACGGGTTTTTCACGGTCGGCAACCCGGACGAGACGGTGGAGGACATGCAGGCCACTTTCGACCTGGCGTCGAAACTCCCCTTGGACACCTTCGGGTTCAACCGGCTCTGCGTCTACCGCGGCACGCCGCTCTGGCAGGAGTATGTGAAGCGGAGCTTGGTCAGCGAACAGACGGACTGGTACAAGTATTTCAAGTGTTCGGAGATTGATCCCACCTGCCTGCCCGGCCCGGTGATCAACGAAGTGCGCCAGGCCGGGTTGCGAAAGTTGTTCATCTACAAAGTGCTGCACTATCCGGTGCAAACCTTCCGGCTCCTCAGGCGGTTCCTCCGCTTTATGCCGGTGCGCGATGTGGTCTATCTCATCGTCAAGCCGTTCCTCGGGCAGAAAAAGGGCGCGACCAAGGCCGAGGTCTTGTCGCGCGCCGTCGAGCATGGCGCCATGAAGGACCAGGCGGCCAGCTTCACCCAGCTGACCGACGAGGTGCTCGACAAGGTGCTGCAGGAGTCGATGGCCGAACGGCTCCGCATTCAGCAGGAGGCGGAAAGCTCGCGGGAGCTGCCGATGGCGTCGCTTCGCTAG
- the sucD gene encoding succinate--CoA ligase subunit alpha → MSILVNKNTRVVVQGITGKEGSFHATQCKAYGTKVVAGVTPGKAGQEVEGIPVFNTVRDAVKKTECDTSLIFVPPPFAGDAILEAADAGIKLVICITEGIPVNDMVRVKRALRGRDVRLIGPNCPGVITVDEAKIGIMPGFIHKRGAVGVVSRSGTLTYEAVHQLSTLGLGETTCVGIGGDPVNGTNFVDVLALFEKDPETQAIVMIGEIGGDAEEKAADFIKKHVRKPVVSFIAGITAPPGRRMGHAGAIISGGQGTASEKMKTLEAAGVRVCRNPAEIGATVQAALGR, encoded by the coding sequence ATGAGCATTCTCGTCAATAAGAACACGCGCGTCGTCGTGCAGGGCATCACCGGGAAGGAGGGCTCCTTCCACGCGACCCAGTGCAAGGCCTACGGGACCAAGGTGGTGGCGGGCGTCACGCCGGGCAAGGCCGGGCAGGAAGTCGAAGGCATCCCCGTGTTCAACACGGTCCGGGATGCGGTGAAGAAGACGGAGTGCGACACGTCCTTGATCTTCGTGCCCCCGCCCTTTGCCGGCGATGCCATCCTCGAAGCGGCGGATGCCGGCATCAAGCTGGTGATCTGCATCACCGAAGGGATTCCCGTCAACGACATGGTGCGCGTGAAGCGCGCCCTGCGCGGTCGGGATGTCCGGCTCATCGGCCCCAACTGCCCAGGTGTCATTACGGTGGACGAAGCCAAGATCGGCATCATGCCGGGGTTCATTCACAAACGGGGCGCGGTGGGGGTCGTCTCCCGCAGCGGGACCTTGACCTACGAAGCGGTGCATCAGCTTTCGACGCTGGGTCTCGGCGAAACCACCTGCGTGGGGATCGGCGGCGATCCGGTGAACGGGACGAACTTTGTGGACGTGCTGGCCCTCTTCGAGAAAGACCCGGAGACCCAGGCCATCGTGATGATCGGCGAAATCGGCGGCGACGCGGAGGAAAAGGCCGCCGACTTCATCAAGAAGCACGTGCGCAAGCCGGTGGTCAGCTTCATCGCCGGCATCACGGCGCCTCCGGGCCGCCGCATGGGCCATGCGGGGGCGATCATCAGCGGGGGCCAGGGCACCGCCTCGGAGAAAATGAAGACGCTCGAAGCGGCCGGGGTACGCGTCTGTCGCAATCCGGCGGAAATCGGCGCGACGGTCCAGGCGGCCCTGGGCCGATAA
- a CDS encoding 4Fe-4S ferredoxin, with protein sequence MADQTINTKDVIDQEEVLHPRMVTVEIAGKKHEVPEGITMLKALWYTGQEVIRGVGCLGGFCGACATYYRTKDDPKVKTCLACQTAVHDGMSFSMMPPFPARKATYDLAVLTDPKQDLFNLYPEAPLCRNCNACTEACPQKIDVREGVWRAVFGDFKAVSEMFMDCVMCGMCAPVCIADIAPSLVAVYASRAQGVHFTEKPARLAQRIKEIEDGRFKDEWTRVLAMNEQELTKACAELK encoded by the coding sequence ATGGCTGATCAGACCATCAATACCAAAGACGTCATCGACCAGGAAGAAGTCCTCCATCCTCGCATGGTGACGGTGGAGATCGCCGGCAAGAAGCATGAAGTGCCGGAGGGGATCACCATGCTCAAGGCCCTGTGGTACACGGGGCAGGAAGTCATCCGGGGGGTCGGTTGTCTGGGCGGCTTCTGCGGCGCTTGCGCGACCTACTATCGGACCAAGGACGATCCCAAGGTGAAGACCTGTCTGGCCTGCCAGACAGCGGTCCACGACGGGATGTCTTTCTCGATGATGCCTCCGTTCCCGGCGCGGAAGGCCACCTACGACCTGGCCGTCCTCACTGATCCCAAGCAGGACTTGTTCAATCTCTATCCGGAAGCCCCGCTCTGCCGCAACTGCAACGCCTGCACCGAAGCCTGCCCGCAGAAGATCGACGTGCGGGAAGGGGTGTGGCGGGCGGTGTTCGGGGACTTCAAGGCCGTCTCGGAGATGTTCATGGACTGCGTGATGTGCGGCATGTGCGCGCCGGTCTGCATCGCCGACATCGCGCCCAGTCTGGTGGCGGTCTATGCCAGCCGCGCCCAGGGCGTCCATTTCACCGAAAAGCCTGCGCGGTTGGCCCAGCGGATCAAGGAAATCGAAGACGGCCGGTTCAAAGACGAGTGGACACGCGTGCTCGCGATGAACGAACAGGAACTGACCAAAGCCTGTGCGGAACTGAAATAG
- a CDS encoding FAD-binding protein, with amino-acid sequence MDIHVLQQIVHKTRDARRKQTMPKLSTAERDELIKKYHPDFRENAYRPIKFGPNEGDKTVRELAALLEGDSPIPADLDLTPTHTCDVLVVGGGGAGCAAALHAHAQGASVLFATKLRLGDSNTVMAQGGIQISVAAEDSPVTHFLDTLKGGHMKNDHALLKVMVEEGPSVAQWLLDLGVLFDRDADGNLHVKKGGGSSKPRLLTCSDYTGLEIMRVLKDEVLNRKIRMLEFSAAVELLSDRQGRCTGAVLQDLDNKRFIVVAAKTVVLATGGIGRLHIQGFPTSNHYGATGDGLTMAYRMGAKLMHIDTFQYHPSGAVYPEQLVGALVTEGIRSEGGHLVNAKGERFVNELDTRDVVSSSIIRECEEGRGIRTMAGRVGVWLDTPLLDAEQGPGTIEKHFPAMVMQYDRFGVDISKDPVLIYPTLHYQNGGVQIDTNGESGVKGLFVAGEASGGLHGRNRLMGNSLLDLMVYGKRSGLTAAARAKAEPQGKLTLEHLKRFREVARKHGASAPVVSPMLFPAYAKKE; translated from the coding sequence ATGGACATTCACGTTCTCCAACAAATCGTCCACAAGACCCGCGACGCCCGGCGGAAGCAGACCATGCCCAAGCTCTCCACGGCTGAGCGGGATGAGCTGATCAAGAAATACCACCCGGATTTTCGCGAGAACGCCTACCGTCCCATCAAGTTCGGCCCAAACGAGGGCGACAAGACCGTCCGTGAATTGGCCGCGCTGCTGGAAGGGGACAGCCCTATTCCGGCCGACCTGGACCTGACGCCCACCCACACCTGCGACGTGCTCGTGGTGGGCGGCGGCGGGGCCGGCTGCGCCGCCGCGCTGCACGCCCATGCGCAGGGCGCCTCGGTGCTCTTCGCCACCAAGCTCCGCCTGGGCGATTCCAATACGGTCATGGCCCAGGGGGGCATCCAGATTTCGGTCGCCGCCGAGGATTCGCCGGTCACGCACTTCCTGGACACCCTCAAGGGCGGGCATATGAAAAACGACCATGCCCTGCTCAAGGTCATGGTGGAGGAGGGGCCGTCCGTCGCCCAATGGCTGCTCGATCTCGGTGTGCTGTTCGACCGGGACGCAGACGGCAACCTGCATGTGAAGAAGGGCGGCGGCTCCTCCAAGCCGCGGCTCCTGACCTGTTCGGATTACACTGGCCTGGAGATCATGCGGGTGTTGAAGGACGAGGTCCTCAACCGGAAGATCCGGATGCTGGAGTTTTCCGCCGCCGTCGAGCTCCTGAGCGACAGGCAGGGCCGCTGCACCGGCGCCGTGCTCCAGGACCTCGACAACAAACGCTTTATCGTCGTGGCGGCGAAGACCGTGGTTCTGGCCACCGGCGGGATTGGCCGGTTGCACATCCAAGGATTTCCCACCAGCAACCACTACGGGGCGACCGGCGACGGCCTCACGATGGCGTACCGGATGGGCGCCAAGCTCATGCACATCGATACGTTCCAGTACCACCCGTCCGGCGCCGTGTATCCGGAACAGCTGGTCGGCGCGCTGGTTACGGAAGGCATCCGTTCCGAAGGCGGGCATCTCGTCAACGCGAAGGGTGAGCGGTTCGTCAACGAGCTGGACACCCGCGACGTGGTATCCTCGTCCATCATCCGGGAATGCGAAGAGGGCCGGGGCATCCGGACCATGGCCGGGCGCGTGGGCGTGTGGCTGGATACGCCGCTGCTCGACGCCGAGCAGGGCCCGGGAACGATCGAGAAGCATTTCCCGGCGATGGTGATGCAATACGACCGGTTCGGGGTGGATATCTCGAAGGATCCGGTGCTGATTTATCCCACCCTGCACTATCAGAACGGCGGCGTGCAGATCGACACCAACGGCGAGTCCGGGGTCAAGGGTCTGTTCGTCGCCGGCGAAGCCTCCGGCGGTCTGCACGGACGCAACCGGTTGATGGGCAATTCCCTGCTGGACCTGATGGTCTATGGAAAGCGGTCCGGCCTCACCGCCGCCGCCAGGGCCAAGGCCGAGCCCCAGGGCAAGCTGACCTTGGAGCATCTGAAGCGGTTCCGCGAGGTGGCGCGCAAGCATGGCGCCTCCGCCCCCGTTGTCTCGCCGATGCTGTTTCCGGCCTACGCGAAAAAAGAATAA
- a CDS encoding ADP-forming succinate--CoA ligase subunit beta, with product MNIHEFQAKSLFAQFGVPVPRGKEIKNPKAAAKWAAQLNSPVYVVKAQIHAGGRGKAGGVKITKNQADVPGLAQELIGKKLVTHQTGPKGRKVRRLLIEEGAGIAKELYLSLLVDRDTGWPVFIASTEGGMEIEEVAAHTPEKIIKELIDPAVGFQGYNGRNVAFGIGLNSMEPAVLNPFVQMLGNLYRLFMDKNAAMVEINPLVITTDKKLIALDGKVSFDDNGLFKHADVQAMRDLHEEEPLEIEATANNLNYVKLDGNIGCMVNGAGLAMATMDVIKLAGSEPANFLDVGGGATKETVAAGFRILLKDKNVKGIFINIFGGIVRCERIAHGVIEAAKEVQIDVPLVVRLQGTNAEEGRTLLKESGLKLDVADDLWEAAQKIVAMTGKARKKRTAGEAGH from the coding sequence ATGAACATTCATGAATTCCAGGCCAAGTCGTTGTTCGCCCAGTTCGGCGTGCCCGTGCCGAGGGGGAAGGAGATCAAGAACCCCAAGGCGGCGGCCAAGTGGGCGGCGCAGCTGAACAGTCCGGTCTACGTCGTCAAGGCCCAGATCCACGCGGGCGGACGCGGCAAGGCCGGCGGGGTCAAGATCACCAAGAATCAGGCGGACGTGCCGGGGCTGGCGCAGGAGTTGATCGGCAAGAAGCTGGTGACCCACCAGACCGGCCCGAAGGGCCGGAAGGTGCGCCGTCTCCTGATCGAGGAAGGGGCGGGCATCGCCAAGGAACTCTATCTGAGCCTGCTCGTGGACCGCGACACGGGCTGGCCGGTCTTCATCGCCAGCACCGAAGGCGGGATGGAAATTGAGGAAGTGGCCGCGCATACGCCGGAGAAGATCATCAAGGAGCTGATCGATCCGGCGGTCGGGTTCCAGGGATACAACGGGCGGAACGTCGCGTTTGGCATCGGCCTCAACAGCATGGAACCGGCGGTCCTGAACCCCTTCGTGCAGATGCTCGGCAACCTCTACCGGCTGTTCATGGACAAGAACGCGGCGATGGTCGAGATCAACCCGCTCGTGATCACGACGGACAAGAAGCTCATCGCGCTGGACGGCAAGGTCTCCTTCGACGACAACGGCCTGTTCAAGCACGCGGACGTGCAGGCGATGCGCGACCTGCACGAAGAGGAGCCGCTGGAAATCGAGGCGACGGCCAACAATCTGAACTACGTCAAGCTGGACGGGAACATCGGCTGCATGGTGAACGGGGCCGGGCTGGCCATGGCCACGATGGACGTGATCAAGCTGGCGGGCAGCGAGCCGGCTAACTTCCTGGACGTGGGCGGGGGCGCGACCAAGGAAACCGTCGCGGCGGGCTTCCGGATTCTGCTCAAGGACAAGAACGTCAAGGGCATCTTCATCAACATCTTCGGCGGCATCGTCCGGTGCGAGCGGATCGCCCACGGCGTCATCGAAGCGGCGAAGGAAGTGCAGATCGACGTGCCGCTGGTCGTCCGGCTGCAGGGGACCAACGCGGAGGAAGGCCGCACGCTGCTCAAGGAGTCGGGGCTGAAGCTGGACGTGGCCGACGATCTCTGGGAAGCGGCGCAAAAGATCGTGGCGATGACGGGCAAGGCGCGCAAGAAACGGACGGCCGGGGAGGCGGGACACTGA
- a CDS encoding tetratricopeptide repeat protein: MIARVWSVRGSVAWLMVMTLLLGGLQACSSIPRVVVLHDPLTPEEHVTLGTSYEGQGLKEMAAREYQAALHQRSDFVPALIGLGNLSFESGAFQEAEDYYRRALDAAPNHSGAGNNLAMVYLSRGERLDEAERLAGNALGQAGPLRPYVLDTLARIYMRTGRYQEAKAMLAEAEAMAPSENKILHERLAQSKQELGAVDFRMP; encoded by the coding sequence ATGATCGCCAGGGTATGGTCCGTTAGAGGGTCCGTCGCGTGGCTTATGGTGATGACCCTCCTGCTGGGAGGCCTCCAGGCTTGTTCGAGCATCCCTCGGGTCGTGGTGCTCCATGATCCCTTGACCCCCGAGGAGCACGTCACGCTGGGAACTTCGTATGAGGGGCAGGGTCTCAAAGAGATGGCGGCTCGCGAATATCAGGCCGCCCTGCATCAACGGAGCGATTTCGTGCCCGCCCTCATCGGCTTGGGCAATCTCTCGTTCGAGAGCGGGGCGTTCCAGGAAGCGGAGGACTACTATCGCCGGGCCTTGGACGCCGCCCCCAATCATTCCGGCGCCGGCAACAACTTGGCGATGGTCTACCTGTCGCGAGGAGAACGGCTGGACGAGGCCGAGCGGCTGGCCGGGAACGCCCTGGGGCAAGCGGGTCCGTTGCGCCCGTATGTCCTGGATACCCTGGCCAGGATCTACATGCGAACCGGACGGTACCAGGAAGCCAAGGCCATGCTTGCAGAAGCCGAGGCCATGGCCCCGTCCGAGAACAAGATCCTCCATGAACGGC